The DNA region GACAGAGATAATAAGAGAATAGATTGTACACTTCGAAATCAGCTGCTTTTTATTCTTGATGTGTATTTCGATGTTTCAGGTGGGCGCCGCATTACATTTCGATGTCCTGAAGTACAACAAAGACACCCTCAGTGCTTTCCTGCGCGTACCTGGAAGGTGAGGAGGCTAAAATGGAAAGACAgagcatgtgtgtttgtttcattattatgatttttttgtatatatatatatatatatatatttgtcttaGTGGTTTGGTGAAGCTGTGGAGCTCGTTAACGCTGTTGGGTTCTTACAACGAGCAGAGCTGCGCCTTTCGAGTGCTGCAGGTACAATTGGATGGCAACTTTTTGtcttagttttcattttttttttttttttttttttttttactaaactgCTCTCACAGTTGCCGTTCGCATGCTTGGGGGACCAAGGATTGATGCGAATTGCAAAAAATTGCGACGAGCAGACACCGCctccatttctttctttttgtaattagttgaaactgtaaatataccccAACTCTGATCCCCAAAACGCTTGTATATCATTTAAAGCGTATCTTACAATACTACCCTTCAAAACAAATGGCTGATAGAAAACATACACGTGGTGAAGACTCCCCGTCACTTCCGTTAACAACCCGAGATGTTAAAAAATGTGATATTCATAACTTCAACATCGTGTACtactgtacttccttgacaccaattactagaCGATTAGTTAGAcgatttaggtttttttttcttccactgcCCTCGTTAGTATTTGTTGTTGCTCCGTGTGAGTGTCTAAGTAGCCGTTGTTTTaagaaggtttataattaccataacatctGTGCTAATTGGTGATACCCTgcctatggcatttcacataatatgttagtattaagctagctgactttcATTATGTTTGGTTATATGGctaggttgaacattttggtgttgaaaTAATGTTCATTTCATTCTCTTTTGTTGTACGCTTTGTTTGTAAGTGTTCCTACTGCATGTGCGTTAAAGTGgcagtttgaaggtttataaataatataacgTCCATGCGAATGTCCGTTGGCccatctgttgttgttttaacattATGTTAGCATCAAGCTTGCAGACTTTTGTTAGGACGAAATTGTATGGTTTGCTTAAGAATTTGGTATttcaatatacaatgtttaatttccTTTGTTGTAAGCACTTCTTGTTTGTGTTTCTGCTCCATGTGAACGTAGTCGCTTTTTCAAAGTTTATAATTCGAgcaacatcgatgctaatttccattagcctgtctatggtaaattgcattatatgttagcattaagctagcagacttttgttaAGTTGCActgttgacttgttttttatgtttgctCTTCCCAAAATCTCAGGTGTCGCCTTTTCTGCTCTCGCTGACGGGGAACAGCCGCGAGCTGCAGCTGGACTGACGCCGCAGACGACTGGCGAGAACCATGTGGACTCGAGTCCGAACTTTGCTGTCGTCATCCATCTTGACAACGGCAGCGGGAGCGCGGCTCCACGTGGGCCAGCGCGCCTCCCTCACCAAAGTCTTCTCGGCGCGCCACGTGGAGCTGTTCGCCGAGCTGACGGGCGACACCAACCCGCTCCACCTGGACGCCGCCTACGCCGCCTCCACCGCCTTCGAGGCGCCCGTGGTCCACGGCGTCCTCGTCAACGGGCTGATCTCGGCCGTGCTGGGCGCCGAGATGCCGGGCCCCGGCTCCGTCTTGCTGTACCAGGAGATCCGCTTCCCGGCGCCGCTCTTCGTCGGCGAGGAAGTGCTGGCCGAAGCCGAAGTGCGCAAGATCAAGATGTCGTTCGCCTTCATCGGCGTGACGTGCTCGGTCAAGGACAAGGTGGTGATGGAGGGGGAAGTGATGGTGATGATTCCCGAGGAGCAGCAAGGGAAGTGAGACTTTTTAGGCCATCATAAAAATGAggacgacttttttttttttttttttttttgtgattattgATGGTGTACATCCATCACAGTTGGCCTGTTCTGTTGTCGTTTTATGTTGCccacttaaataaataaaagtttctcattcatgtttcttgctaaatcgAGTTTGTTCGTTTCATCTTGGCCAAAAATATCTTGGAACTGTAATTGCAATGTTTCGTTCTCCACCGAATTGAACGATAGTTGCATACTCAATGAGGGCCGTTGTGACTGTGAAAACTATATTGAGTCTTTATCTATCATAGAAAGTTGTAtacttacagtatatgattgccgcaattttccatgacttctgatttcaaatttcaAGTGCAATGCAAGGGCGGTTGTGTAAaagtaataaagaaaaatgacatttgtaatACAGAGGGTGAATCCTTACATGgggtaacccaaaaaaaaaaattggggaaaTGTTCAACTCTCACCTCCAATCGTGTTAGGTTATCACTAAAAAATGTGCTGTGCAAAATTGGGAATTGCTCCTGCAATACAGAGGTTGCTCCAGGGCtttgaaattgaaatatttCCAGAATGGCTCATTTTGACAGAAATTATAACACATTacaagcacaaacacacaacaaaataaaatgtcaaatgtttaatACTGTAACAaaggcactgtgatagtgtggTCAACAGTATATTACATCATAGTAAAGTCATGCTTGTATGACCGAATGTATAGTTTTTGTTGATCAGTACTACTGTACAAATATGCTacaacattaaaagaaaaacaagaaacttgtttttatttattccacATATTGGTGAGGTGAGAGCATGaacttttaaaagtaaaaaataaataaatgaggacCACCTTCGAGTGTACATGAAacttgacattttgttttggaacaATCGCACgcaatacaattttattcataCAATTTGAGTGTGTGTTCTGTGTGACCTGCTCTCAATTTGCTTGTTTAATAGTTcctcaaaaaaagaacaaaatattttacatttttcctgCGCAtcttattcatatatatatatatatatatatatatatatatattatgttagCCTGTAAGTGTTGAAGATTGTGTACTGTGCCTGTCCAATgtaaaaaatagcaaaaatgtaaggttttttttttttttttttttttttttttgggtctgggaaaaacagcaaaaaaatgttttgaattattgTCATCATGTGGGTTTACCAAGGCAAATACATATAATTTCTCGGTAACAAACCCCCGACCCCCACATACTTTTATCATTTATTAATCTCTCACATTGTTGtgaattttacatattttactatGAACCAAATTTATGTAACGACTTTcatgttatatattttattatttataatcatTCTATATATTGTCACCAGCAAATTGAAAATATGTAACACATTTTGGGAGCTTTgagataattttatttatagatAAAACAGCactatattttttgggggggatacaAAAAAGATCCACCCATACGAGTTCTTTAAAAGTAGCATGTATCAATTgtacaaatgaataataaatgtacaaatgtatttaattttgtttcttattttgtaACGTGTAATAGCCTTTAGAATTCATTTGTAAATGTAGTACATATACATTTGtataaaatgcatatttcttttcaaaaatgtaatttaattcaGTGCTCATGTTTGAAATCATTGGCACCATTGAAAGgccctctctccctccctcctgcAGGTGGCGATAGAGCGGTTGCTCAACCTCCGGCCAGTTTTCATTTCAGCCGAAGAGGAAACGGCGGTGGTTCGGTTCGTCATTAGGCTGATCCGAAACTACTCGTCCCCTCTCGGCGTCGACACGCGGACACAGGCGCACTTTCCCCGGCTCCCCTCCCCCCGAAGTCCGGGATGTCTTTCCTGGCCAAGGCGAATCCCGGCCGGCTTCTGTTGGACGACAGCGTCGCGCTGACGGCGGCGATCGAAGCCAGTCAGAAGCTCCAGTCCCACACGGTGAGCGTTTTACCTTTTGACCGCTGCGAGAGTCGCACAAGTATCCGTGTCTTGTGCGACGAACGCCCGCGGGCAAAACAGTCAGTCCGCTTGTCACCGCTTCCAATTTCGGACACTTCGTCATTTTCACGACCGCTAAAAGTGACGTTGGTCTGCGCGTCGCCTGCTTCCATTGTCGGACACGTTCGTCCTTTAAAGTGGCCTGACGTGACGTTTGTCACCGCGGTTACTTGGTTCCTTTATCGGACACGGTCGTCGTCTTTCATGTCGTGAAAAGTGATTCCAACTGGAGTCtgaatatttgctaaaaaaaaaaaaaaaaaagagaacgcCTCCACGCCATATGAAGGaggtggtttatttatttatttatttatttttcttctttcggCTGCGGTTGAATTATTACCACTGCGATGAAGCAATTTCCTGGAAGCTTCTGCAGCActtttgaaaagaaattaaGTGCTGACTGTGACTCAGGCGCCCATTGATTGCTTTCCGCGATTATTCGACACGCATCAAACGAGCCGCGcaatttacaaagaaaactgcatttgccaGCCAGCAAATAATTCCAATTCCCAACGGGATGTTTCCCGTGTCCGATAATGGACGCACACGCTGGGTGTTTGTTGACAGAATTCCGCCTGCGATCAGCTGTGGCTGACAGTTAGCTTAGCACGCTAATGCCAACCAACCcgatgtttgtttttcctcatccAAATGTTACTGCGGATgactttcaaaaatgtatttacatacaCAAGCCCTCGACGAAGGCAAACCGGCAGCTTTTTGTGACGTCGATGTTATTATTTGTGACGtcgatgtttttatttttttagggggggggggggtgaacacCGGAagaccacttcattaggcacaccaaCTAATGAAGGGCTcggcgatatggccttaaaaaaatacacaaaagataAACAAGAAAACGACAGTGACATCCTTCgaaacatgttttgctttttattttccatcttgggattttatttatttatcctgaTAACCTTTGAatcacccctccccccccccccaacattaATTTGCATCAATTTATTTTATCTTGACAGATAATATATAATGAATTGGAATTACCCTCAATCTTATCTCATAACTCAATATATGTAAATAATCTAATCTAAATAGtttgctatcttaatgctaacaaacaatgtagAATTCGCTAGCTGGCCTGACAAAACTAGCAACTCATGATGCGGTAGTTTGAATTCCTCctgtttgaaaatgtcttgttcagttttgtgtgtgtgtgtgtgtgtgtgtgtgtgtaggagtACATCATCCGAGTGCAGAGGGGCGTGTCCTCGGAGAACAGTTGGCAGGTAAGACCATCGATCAAACTCAACTACTAaaaatctttttgtttgtttgtttgttttcatcgaTCTGTTTCGaggaaaacaaccaatcacagccCCTGTTTCACTTCcactaagtgtgtgtgtgtgtgtgtgtgtgtgtgtgtgtgtgtgtgtgtgtgtacgttgcAGGTCATCCGGCGCTACAGTGACTTTGACGTTCTCAACAACAGCCTGATGGTGagtttgtacacacacacacgccttgCGAGTCACAGATTGATGACGTCATAACAAGGCACACTTTCAGAAGcgtgtgtggggagggggggaaaaaaagttcctATGTGTTCTACTTAAatgataagcggaacagaaaagaTGGCAGGATGATGATAAGAAGCGGTTCTGAGTGTATTGCTGCGCTGCAAACTACGAGCACATTAAGGAGcatatttgtatatttgcatatttgttctATCGAGCATTATTCGATTGGGCTGGTGTACCTAAAGAAGtgtcctgtttgtttgtttggggttTGTTTGTTGCGATAAAGTTGTAAAGACTTACAACATTAATGAATGGAATTAAAAGGTGAACTAGTCATTCCTAGGGCATTTTTCACAAATATATTCATCTTTAATACAAAAATCTTTAACCAGTaagtgtctttttaaaaaaaaaattttttttttttaattagtcatCCATAAACAATTAAGCATTATTATGGCGTCACCTTAAACTAAAGctaaattgatattttattacTGGTTCAGTTGTGTTAATGTTCGctattaaatttttaaaattattttgtttttccaaatatacatatataaacaattgtttaaatataattttggtgTATtctatttgtttaatattttttaaaatatatcacTTCAATgaagtttaaatatttttcaaccgttttattttggtattatatttaaaaatgcacTCACATAAACAATCAAGCTAAGtcgttttttccccaaaaatagtataataaaatatgaattatttaaaatatgcaaatatttttaaaatgtttgatccAGAGTGTtgtaattaaaatacatatataatacaCGTTAACAATGAAGCTAAATAGGTTTTTATACTTTATTAATCCTGTGACATTTTCACTCTGTACCTACACTGATAATATTGCGTACATAGATATTTATAAACATGAACCAGCTacaagagggggggaaaaaaaaaaaaaaggcaaaaggtGAACGTAAACATGATTAGCATGGGAACGGGGTGGTCCATTCCGGATGAGGTCCTGGCCTTGACCTTCGCAATGATCCCATAACAGGATGCCGGCAGGTTTTCTGCTGAGGTTTTTTCTCGCTCACTTCCTGTTTCTCGCGTCAACGCTGCGCACGAGCCcgattggggaggggggggaaaaaacccaaCAGCAGCAGCGGCAACCACACACGACGACGTTGCGCTCCGCAGGTGTGCGGCGTCAGCCTTCCTCTGCCGCCCAAGAAGCTGATCGGCAACATGGACCGCGAGTTCGTCGCCGAGAGGCAGCGCGGCCTGCAGGCCTATCTGGACGCCGTTACCCAGCATCCTTTGCTGTGTGTCGCCCTGCCCGTCATGAAGTTCCTGGACCCCAACAACTACGCTGTCAACTACACAGGtgcgcgcccccccccccccacccccccccccccccccccccccgcgcttactcagtcatttttgttttctgcttATCTCAAGTCAAAATTGGcctgaaacaagtgaaaattgtcgAAAGACAAGTTACTTTTTcggtgatgagtcttattttgAGCGTAATCGGATTAGTTTTGACGAGAAGTGAGACAAATTTGTGGTAAGATTTTGAGTCTTCGCAGTGTGGCCGCGAAACACACGGCAAGCAGCAGATGGCGAAGAAATCTTCAAATTGTTTGCTTCGAGCTCTTTATTGCCATTCCCCGGctaaagtttaaacatttaaaaaaaaaaaaaaatggcactttTGTGTATAAAGGGAGCTAGCTTCAGGCTAACACCCGGTGccaaacgccatagacgggctactGAAACCTGCTTGGATGTTGCGGTAGTTCGAATACTCGAAGTTAGTTCGAATTCTCACCGCGACGGTGACGTGAAGAATCGGTAAACGAAACCCAATTGCATGAAATTCCATCAAACGTTGGCGTGAAGTGTGTTGCTATGCTGGCCGCTACTCGGAGAGCTTCGTGTTTTATGAGGCGCTAGCGGGTGTCAAACGTTTAAGAACCACTGTGTTAAGCAATGCGTATTGGAACACAAATGGGGCAtcaacacacagacagacaacgTGTCAATAGtcccaggcatatattctttatcctcttgcGAAAAAGGAGTAATATTGCAGCTGTCTGTCtcatactgccccctggtggccaatgtGAAATCATGACGTACAAACTGTTCAATTCGTCACACCCGATTTAATGATGTTGTTACCGCATATCttattactgtgtgtgtatttcagaGATCGCCCTGCAGCAGGTCTCCATGTTCTTCCGCTCGGACCCCAAGTGGGAGGTGGTGGAGCCCCTCCGAGACGTCGgtacgccgccgccgccgcggtcTCTCTCCGCGCTCGGGAGCAGCGCTCCAGTCACGCCATCTTCCTTTTTTGCAGGCTGGAGGATCAGGAAGAAGTATTTCCTGgtgaaaaacaaagaacaagcCAAGGAGAGCTACCTGCTCAGCTGGGTGAGTGCCGCTCGCACCGCAACCGAACAAGATGATGTGTCCGGTCTTTCTCCGTTGACATGAATGGAGATGCCGGTGATCTGTGGCAGAAACCGCACCAAAAAATTCTTAACAAAATGTGTCATGTGGTTTTCCATAAGAAaactagcactctataatattgtactataaacagtttttatcacattttttgcttcaaatcAATGGCCAttgcgctgctccttctggtgaggCCTTTGGCCACTAGGGGGCGGTATATTCCCGATATACAGCAGACCCCTGGATACTAACGGTTTGGTCTTTGCAGATTCACTATTTGCAGATCTTTGGGGGGGAACCCATCACCCCCTTTTTTGCAGAAACCCCAGCTTATTTGCTCTATTTTtgaatttctaaaaaaaaaatggatttagtTTTTGGGGGTAATTGCCGTTTAATGAGGCAATTAATCGCAGAATTTCGCCGTTCATAGTCGGCCGCGGTCCCTATCCCCAGcgtacatggagacggtcaaAAGTCCGTAATGAGCCGCAATAATATTTGTCAAcggataaagaatgtatgcctgtgagtattgttgtattgtctgttTACGTGTTGCTCCACCGCTTCTGTTCCAAGCATTCATCGCTcgttcgttagcccgtctatgacgTTTCGGTTTGTTAGTTAGTAAGCCAAagatgtgcctttttttttttccccaaaaaaaaaaaaaaaaaaaaaacgcgtaGTTCAGCACCACCATTTCAAACCGTTTCCGCGGGTCTTCATTCTTGCGCCACGATGTTTGGGCGATATGATGTCGATGAGCAGAACTTGAGGCATAGTGTTTATGCGCGCGCAGGTGGACTTGGGCCCTGACAAGTTCCTGTCTGCCAAAGACCTGCAGTCGACCATGAAGCTCCTCGCCGGCCTCTCCGTACGTACGCGACATATTATGGGACGTCTCCACGTCCGTCCGAATATCCAGCCTCGGCTTTCTCGGATCCCTGACGCCGTCGTGTCTTCTCTCCAGAGTCCGTACGTGTGCCCGCTTTTGTTCTCCAGCACCGGTGAGTCTTCGGCGCTCCTCATCCGACCTTTCGGAGAGGCGGGCTCCCTGCGAGACCACCTCTGTAAGGTAGGAAACCTCACCATTCCCAGGTTTCCCGAACGCGGCGTCAAGCCGAGTCTGTGGCGTACGGAAGCTCGACGGGCGCGCTCGAGACGCGAGTGAAAAAATGAATTTCATCTGATTAACACTCATTAGGAAAGAAACTGTGTAGACTTATCATTtacgtactgtatgtaatgtatttgtGTACAATGTATTGCATGTTTGTGTACAGTAGGTAACATATTTGTGCATGTCACGTTGGACTACTGCATGATTCGACTATTCAACTACGCTACATAACGTAAAtgttatttgcatgtttttgtacttgaTGTAACATGGTTGAAATATTTGATCTACAATACGTAACATTTTTGGAACATATTTGTGCATGTAATATGTTTGCGTGCAGTCAGACAAAAAGCTTTTCATACTTATGTCATCTTCTCAAGCTCTTTTAAAACCATAAGCTGACTAAGCAGTTTGATAGGCGGAAACAAATCTGCACGTAATGTCCTTGGTGGCCGACCACTTCCTTTT from Phycodurus eques isolate BA_2022a chromosome 10, UOR_Pequ_1.1, whole genome shotgun sequence includes:
- the rpp14 gene encoding ribonuclease P protein subunit p14 — translated: MNPESKDDPVVYQSVVLKNAAPYQYMKVCLVLEDKSVKLSAVDLKQFIITGLKSLHGEVGAALHFDVLKYNKDTLSAFLRVPGSGLVKLWSSLTLLGSYNEQSCAFRVLQVSPFLLSLTGNSRELQLD
- the LOC133408271 gene encoding hydroxyacyl-thioester dehydratase type 2, mitochondrial-like, yielding MWTRVRTLLSSSILTTAAGARLHVGQRASLTKVFSARHVELFAELTGDTNPLHLDAAYAASTAFEAPVVHGVLVNGLISAVLGAEMPGPGSVLLYQEIRFPAPLFVGEEVLAEAEVRKIKMSFAFIGVTCSVKDKVVMEGEVMVMIPEEQQGK